The Vigna unguiculata cultivar IT97K-499-35 chromosome 1, ASM411807v1, whole genome shotgun sequence nucleotide sequence CGCTCTACGTCGCCATGATCCTCGCCTACGGTTCCGTCAAGTGGTGGAAGATCTTCACGCCGGACCAATGCTCCGGCATCAACCGCTTCGTCGCGCTCTTCGCGGTGCCCTTACTCTCCTTCCACTTCATCTCCACCAACAATCCCTACGCCATGAACTACAAGTTCATAGCTGCGGATTCGCTTCAGAAAGCCATAGTCCTCGCCGTGCTCTTCGTCTGGTCCAGGACCAGCTCAAGGGGCTCTCTTGAATGGTCCATCACGCTCTTCTCCCTCTCCACGCTCCCTAACACGCTCGTCATGGGGATCCCATTGCTCAAGGGCATGTACGGGGACGCCTCGGGGACCCTCATGGTGCAGATAGTGGTGCTTCAGTGTATCATCTGGTACACTCTCATGCTCTTTTTGTTTGAGTATAGGGGTGCCAAGCTTCTCATAGTGGAGCAGTTTCCCGACACTGCCGGTTCCATTATCTCCTTCAAGGTTGACTCTGATATCTTATCGTTGGACGGGAAGGAACCGCTTCAGACTGAAGCCGAGGTTGGTGACGATGGCAAGCTTCATGTAACTGTCAGGAAGTCTGCCAGTTCGCGCTCTGAGATCTTCTCGCGGCGCTCGCATGGTCCTAACTCGGTTTCGTTGACTCCGAGGCCTTCCAATTTAACCAATGCAGAGATTTACTCGCTTCAGTCTTCGAGGAATCCAACGCCGAGAGGGTCCAGTTTCAACCACACGGATTTCTACTCGATGGTGAATAATGGGAGGAACGTGAGTCCGAGGCAGAGTAGTTTTGGGGGGGTGCCGTTTGATGAGGAGAGTGGTGTGAGGGTTAATGGGGGTGCGGGAGCATACCCTGCACCTCACAATGCGGGGATTTTTTCTCCGGTGGGGAAGAAgaagggtggtggtggtggtggtggagaagGTGGAGGGAAGGATCTTCACATGTTTGTGTGGAGTTCGAGTGCTTCTCCGGTGTCGGAAGGTGGGATCCATGTGTTCAGAGGTGGGGATTATGGAAATGACCAACTTCCTGTTGGTGGGGTGGCTCACCAGAAAGGTTTGCTTTTTTCCATCCCCTTTTGACTTTTGTTTTCAAAACCTGTTTTTGTTTCTATGCTTGGTGCCTGTTCAAACTGTGTGGACTTGTTTAATGTGTTTTTCCGTCATGCATCTTGCAATAACGTTGCTCGAGTTGGTAGGACCATTATGTGACCTATTTGGTTGGAAGGACAGAAAagggaagaagagaaaaaaagaaagaaaatctgATTTCTTCgattataaaaagtatatatctttctttaatttttctccTAATCTttgtaaatttatgaaaaaacaagAAATCTGGTTTGAAAATGTGAAAGCTTTGTCGTGTAAGTATGACCTTTAGTAAACGAAAAAAGCACGTGGAATCAAACGggcaatttgttttcttttgaccGTAGCAAACAGGCCTGTAATCTTGTTGAAATGTGACTAGCATAGTTTTGTTGCAAGTGTGCATCCGTTGTTTTTGTCTCTTCTGGTTTGGTGTTAAAGTTGGAGTGGGATTTGTTGGACTGACTTGGACTTTCCCTGTGTTGTCTTTTCTCGTATACAATACAATAGGTTTTTTGGTCTGTTAATCCTCGAGTGTATCTGCTATTTGGTCTTTTCTGGATCCAATAATGGTAATATTTTGTTTGGGGCTTGTCATTTTCCCATGTTTTGATTGGGGGTGTTTTGTTTTCCACGTTGGTGGTCAGATTACGACGATTTTGGTCACGACGAGTTTAGCTTTGGGAACAGAACCGTCGCTAATGGAGTGGACAAGGAAGGGCCAGTACTTTCAAAGCTTGGCTCAAGTTCTACAGCCGAGCTTCACCCTAAAGCACAAGGCGAATCCAAAGCTACGTCCATGCCACCCACGAGTGTTATGACAAGACTCATTCTGATTATGGTTTGGAGAAAGCTGATCAGAAACCCCAACACATATTCAAGCCTCTTTGGTCTCACTTGGTCTTTGATCTCATTCAAGTACGATTATTCCATGTTCATACACAGTTTAATGGTTTTATACATAAGGTGCTAATGCCGTGCTGTGTTGTGTGCAGGTGGAATGTGGTTATGCCTGCTATCGTTGCTCGATCCATATCAATTTTATCTGATGCTGGCCTTGGCATGGCAATGTTTAGCCTTGGTATGTTTTCTGAGAAATATAAATCTGGCATTGTTGTGTAGTTTTGAAGTCCTTGGTGATTTGAAGTCCTTGGTGGGTTTTGTAGGGTTATTCATGGCATTGCAACCAAAAATCATTGCATGTGGAAACTCGGTTGCTTCCTTTGCCATGGCAGTTCGTTTCCTCACTGGACCTGCTGTCATGGCTGTCGCTTCAATAGTGGTGGGGCTCAGGGGAGTTCTGTTGCACATAGCTATTGTACAGGTAAAAGAGGGTGTCGTGTCGTGTCGTgtttcttaacattttttttccttaatgtAATATCTGCTCTCCATTTCGTGGTTTGTTCAGTGTATTGAGTGTTGTATTGCATGTATTTGTAGGCTGCTCTGCCTCAAGGGATTGTCCCTTTTGTGTTTGCCAAGGAATACAACGTTCACCCAGACATCCTTAGCACCGGGTTTGTATTCGTGAATTGTTATTGTAGATGATTGGATACGATGTTCCTGTTATAACTTTTGTATTtggttatttaatattttgcagGGTTATATTTGGGATGCTAATCGCTCTTCCTATTACGCTAGTTTACTACATTTTGCTTGGGCTTTGAAGCAAGGAAAAGACTAATTGCAGTGGATTACAGAGCTACccttttgttatatttataggTTAATTTTTTTGGCATCCTCTAACAATGTAGAAGTTAGTGAGAGGGGGGGAGTGACGTTGTAATCTGCAGAgacagaaagaaagaaagaatggtggtggggtggtggtggtgagaGTCGGAAGAGAAGgtgatattatatattttagggCTATAGCTAGGTGGTGGGTAGTAGGAAAAAAACTTTTGTTTTGGCGGTTTTAGCCTTTTTACTGTGAACCCCACTCTCTTATATTTTGGTTGGatgaatgaaaaagagaaaGTGAAGCTTGTTGGTAGTTGTCGAcacctttctctttcttttcacaagtactttttttttctaggcCAAAAGGAGCATGAGGCCGATCGGGAATCTCAATCTCCATCCTATGCTCGCAAGTGTATAACTTAAGAATATATCATATCAACCAACAAACAACACAAgtggtgtttttttttctagggCAAAAAAAGTGCCAAACCAAACAGCAACTTTTGCTGCCTTGTCTCTTCGGTGCTGTTTTTGAATGGCAAAGCACAAGTTGTCATCCACATACGCgagtttaatttaattgtgtATTGTTGGAAATTGAAGCTAGTGCAGGGCTATGGCTAAGGTTGCTATTATTATTGTCCCTGCTCTTGGCAACTACTACTACCACTACAACATAGCCTAGCCGCTAATCACAGCTTGCTATAAAGATTGGTCTGCATAGCATGTCACATGCTACTGCAACCTCTCATTGGCTCTTCTTCACTTCCAATAATCCATGCCTTCacaattactcttttgattcaatcatatttatcATACCTTTCAAAATCTATCTTTATATCCACTctgaaaatttgttttattatttattcaaaggGATGAACATTTCTAAAATCTTGTAAAAGCACTTTGTGTTGAGGATTATCATAATGGTAATGGTTGATCTTGCCTTTTTCTGAGAGACTGGAATTATTTCCAAAAGGGTCCATGGGTGTGTGTCCAATGATTAATGTAATATAGCCAATTCCTCTTGTTACGGGTTTTACCATTTTAGGtggtcttttaaatttttttactactgcTATATGGATAAACCGAGATATGATTATTAATGATGCTACACTGAATTGCACATAATTTCCTACGCTTCATTTAATGCCTATTAAATAAAGTCCCTTCATTCGGAAATTATTTTAATCGGGACTGTGATGGAATTTCTCCGTAACTTCTGTGAAATACAAAAACTTGggttcaaaacaaaataatattaaagttttttgaaaaaacaatggttttTTAATTTAGTGTATGTAACTTAATTATTTGATCTTCTATCCTCAGCCTTATCTtctaaaagtaaattttataatctgAATTATAGAAAAGTTTACTGAATAACTAAACTAGCCACCAAATTCTAAAATGCGTCCAGAGAGATAAAAGTGATATAAATTTTTCCAagaattcaattcaaaataattcaaaGTTCAGGGagtaattacaatttaaaaaaaaatggaagaccTTAAAGCACAGTCTGGCAgtagaaattataattacaaggattaaacatgtttttattccttaatttttaatttttattgtaaaattaaaatttgtatttttttgaaacttCGGTCCAATTTAGTTTCTAACTTCATAATTGTGtgaaaaattttatctttttaaccagattttgttaagtttatttaacattttaaactcatttcatgataacatttgagttgattatatattttgacacATTTCACTTCAACATTAGCTAAGAAATGTCATAaaacgtgtttgaaacgtcaaataaacttaacaaaatttggtttaaaggattaaattcacgcaATTCTAaagttgagagactaaattgaggcaaagtttaaattttgaagatgaactaatttcaattttcactcaaagttaaggaaccaaaaacatatttattcataattataattataattcaatttttcacaagTATATTTTTGAGGCTtcctatatattatatacacattatagttataattcaattctcaaaaaaattattttctaaaaaaatattccttgatataataaacaaaatacgAAAAGCAAACATTCTCCATTAAATTTCCTCTTCGATTATCATCAGTGGAAATTTGCAACTTAAGTTATTCTTCCAACTAAATTGTGAAACTTAAGCTACTTAATTAGGCACATAGTTTCTACAAATTTTGGTTGAtatatttagggttaaatatgtttttggtccctcaagtttcagtgaattttggaattagttcatcatcaaaactttataccaatttagtctttcatctttcaaaatgcgtgaatttagtcctttgaaccaaattttgttaagtttatctgacgtttcaaacacatttcatgatagtatctaagttaacattgaagcaaaaatgtgtcaaacagtgtaaataatttaaata carries:
- the LOC114164391 gene encoding probable auxin efflux carrier component 1b — its product is MITLLDLYHVLTAVVPLYVAMILAYGSVKWWKIFTPDQCSGINRFVALFAVPLLSFHFISTNNPYAMNYKFIAADSLQKAIVLAVLFVWSRTSSRGSLEWSITLFSLSTLPNTLVMGIPLLKGMYGDASGTLMVQIVVLQCIIWYTLMLFLFEYRGAKLLIVEQFPDTAGSIISFKVDSDILSLDGKEPLQTEAEVGDDGKLHVTVRKSASSRSEIFSRRSHGPNSVSLTPRPSNLTNAEIYSLQSSRNPTPRGSSFNHTDFYSMVNNGRNVSPRQSSFGGVPFDEESGVRVNGGAGAYPAPHNAGIFSPVGKKKGGGGGGGEGGGKDLHMFVWSSSASPVSEGGIHVFRGGDYGNDQLPVGGVAHQKDYDDFGHDEFSFGNRTVANGVDKEGPVLSKLGSSSTAELHPKAQGESKATSMPPTSVMTRLILIMVWRKLIRNPNTYSSLFGLTWSLISFKWNVVMPAIVARSISILSDAGLGMAMFSLGLFMALQPKIIACGNSVASFAMAVRFLTGPAVMAVASIVVGLRGVLLHIAIVQAALPQGIVPFVFAKEYNVHPDILSTGVIFGMLIALPITLVYYILLGL